A DNA window from Nerophis lumbriciformis linkage group LG03, RoL_Nlum_v2.1, whole genome shotgun sequence contains the following coding sequences:
- the LOC133577873 gene encoding transcriptional regulator protein Pur-beta-like: MADGDSGSERGGSSSGGGGGGGGSGGGGGGGGGGGGGGGFQPYQREPETQELASKRLDIQNKRFYLDVKQNAKGRFIKIAEVGAGGSKSRLTLSMSVAAEFRDYLGDFIEHYAQLGPSTPEQIAQSSGGDDSGPRRALKSEFLVRENRKYYLDLKENQRGRFLRIRQTVNRGPGFGVGGMPVAGMQAGQTIALPAQGLIEFRDALAKLIDDYGGDDDELAGGGGGGTAGFSELPEGTSIMVDSKRFFFDVGSNKYGVFLRVSEVKPSYRNSITIPFKAWGKFGGAFSRYAEEMKEIQERHRDKAFEHRAAEESEGDDVDDD; encoded by the coding sequence ATGGCGGATGGGGACAGTGGAAGTGAGCGCGGTGGCAGCAGCAGCGGAGGGGGAGGAGGCGGCGGCggtagtggtggtggtggtggaggaggCGGTGGTGGTGGCGGCGGCGGAGGCTTCCAGCCTTACCAGCGGGAGCCGGAGACCCAGGAGCTGGCCTCCAAGCGGCTGGACATCCAGAACAAACGCTTCTATCTTGACGTGAAGCAAAACGCCAAAGGCCGGTTCATCAAGATCGCCGAGGTCGGCGCCGGAGGATCCAAAAGTCGGCTGACTCTCTCCATGTCAGTGGCGGCGGAGTTCCGCGACTACCTCGGGGATTTCATCGAGCACTACGCGCAGCTGGGGCCTAGCACTCCCGAGCAGATCGCCCAGTCATCCGGCGGCGATGACAGCGGGCCTCGGCGGGCCTTGAAGAGCGAATTCCTGGTGCGTGAGAACCGAAAGTACTACCTCGACCTTAAGGAGAACCAGCGGGGCCGCTTTCTCCGGATCCGCCAGACCGTGAACCGAGGCCCCGGCTTCGGTGTCGGCGGCATGCCCGTAGCCGGCATGCAGGCCGGACAGACCATCGCCCTGCCGGCCCAGGGCTTGATAGAGTTCCGCGACGCCTTGGCCAAGTTGATAGACGACTACGGCGGCGACGACGACGAGCTGgcgggcggcggcggcggcggcacgGCGGGCTTCAGCGAGCTCCCGGAGGGCACCTCCATCATGGTGGACTCCAAGCGCTTCTTCTTCGACGTGGGCTCCAACAAGTACGGCGTCTTCCTGCGGGTGAGCGAGGTGAAGCCCAGCTACCGGAACTCTATCACCATCCCCTTCAAGGCTTGGGGCAAGTTCGGGGGCGCATTCAGCCGCTACGCCGAGGAGATGAAGGAGATCCAGGAGCGGCACCGGGACAAGGCGTTCGAGCACCGGGCGGCGGAAGAGTCCGAGGGCGACGACGTGGATGACGACTGA